From one Lycium ferocissimum isolate CSIRO_LF1 chromosome 5, AGI_CSIRO_Lferr_CH_V1, whole genome shotgun sequence genomic stretch:
- the LOC132055858 gene encoding uncharacterized protein LOC132055858, whose translation MLAARLFGRTFLAAAAKSESSAAAAAASSATREALNPLVQFFEVDRTAEDDKPVVYGRGWKASELRLKSWDDLQKLWYVLLKEKNMLMTQRQMLNAQNLRFPNPERMSKVRKSMCRIKHVLTERAIDEADPRRSTEMKRMINAL comes from the exons ATGCTAGCTGCTAGACTTTTCGGGAGGACATTCTTGGCAGCGGCAGCAAAATCAGAGAGCTCAGCCGCTGCAGCAGCTGCTTCATCTGCTACAAGAGAAGCCCTTAATCCACTTGTACAGTTCTTTGAAGTTGATAGAACTGCAGAGGACGATAAGCCTGTTGTCTATG GTCGAGGTTGGAAGGCTTCTGAACTGCGACTGAAGTCTTGGGATGATCTTCAGAAGTTATGGTATGTTCTTCTGAAGGAGAAGAACATGTTGATGACTCAACGCCAGATGCTTAATGCTCAGAACCTGCGTTTTCCTAATCCAGAGCGTATGTCCAAG GTAAGGAAGTCGATGTGCCGAATCAAGCATGTGCTTACTGAGAGAGCAATTGATGAAGCAGATCCAAGGAGGTCAACTGAGATGAAGAGGATGATAAATGCTCTATAA